A single region of the Streptomyces sp. NBC_00425 genome encodes:
- the lysA gene encoding diaminopimelate decarboxylase — protein MSRSAHPAGPRHADVLTEGHYSAPPADLNTLDGKVWAQTVTRNADGVLTVGGVDVVSLAEQHGTPAYILDEADFRGRARAWRTAFGSDADVFYAGKAFLSRAVVRWLHEEGLNLDVCSGGELATALSAGMPADRIAFHGNNKSTEEIRRAVESGVGRIVLDSFQEIVRVAHIAQSLGRRQRVQIRITVGVEAHTHEFIATAHEDQKFGIPLAGGQAAEAVRRALQLDGLELIGIHSHIGSQIFDMSGFEVAAHRVVGLLKVIRDEHGVELPEIDLGGGLGIAYTSDDDPREPHEIAKALTEIVTRECEAARLRTPRISVEPGRAIVGPTAFTLYEVGTVKPLDGLRTYVSVDGGMSDNIRTALYDAEYSVALVSRASDAEPMLARVVGKHCESGDIVVKDAFLPSDLAPGDLIAVPATGAYCRSMASNYNHVPRPPVVVVHEGESRVVVRRETEEDLLRLDVG, from the coding sequence ATGAGCCGTTCCGCCCACCCCGCCGGGCCCCGTCACGCCGACGTACTGACCGAGGGCCACTACTCCGCGCCGCCCGCCGATCTGAACACCCTCGACGGCAAGGTCTGGGCGCAGACCGTCACACGGAACGCCGACGGTGTGCTGACCGTCGGCGGCGTCGACGTCGTCAGCCTCGCCGAGCAGCACGGCACCCCGGCCTACATCCTCGACGAGGCGGACTTCCGCGGCCGGGCGCGCGCCTGGCGCACCGCGTTCGGCAGCGACGCCGACGTCTTCTACGCCGGCAAGGCGTTCCTGTCCCGGGCCGTCGTGCGGTGGCTGCACGAGGAGGGGCTCAACCTCGACGTCTGCTCCGGCGGCGAGCTGGCCACCGCCCTGTCGGCCGGCATGCCGGCGGATCGCATCGCCTTCCACGGCAACAACAAGTCGACGGAGGAGATCCGCCGGGCCGTCGAGTCCGGGGTCGGGCGCATCGTCCTGGACTCCTTCCAGGAGATCGTGCGGGTCGCGCACATCGCGCAGTCCCTCGGCAGGCGTCAGCGGGTGCAGATCCGCATCACCGTCGGCGTCGAGGCCCACACGCACGAGTTCATCGCCACCGCCCACGAGGACCAGAAGTTCGGGATCCCGCTCGCCGGCGGGCAGGCGGCCGAGGCGGTGCGGCGCGCCCTTCAGCTCGACGGGCTCGAGCTGATCGGAATCCACTCGCACATCGGGTCGCAGATCTTCGACATGTCGGGGTTCGAGGTCGCCGCCCACCGGGTGGTGGGGCTGCTCAAGGTGATCCGGGACGAACACGGCGTCGAGCTTCCCGAGATCGACCTCGGCGGCGGTCTCGGCATCGCGTACACCAGCGACGACGACCCCCGCGAGCCGCACGAGATCGCCAAGGCCCTGACCGAGATCGTCACCCGCGAGTGCGAGGCCGCACGGCTGCGCACGCCGCGTATCTCCGTCGAGCCGGGCCGTGCGATCGTCGGACCGACCGCCTTCACCCTGTACGAGGTGGGCACCGTCAAGCCGCTCGACGGGCTGCGGACGTACGTCTCCGTCGACGGCGGCATGTCCGACAACATCCGCACGGCGCTGTACGACGCCGAGTACAGCGTCGCGCTCGTCTCGCGTGCCAGCGACGCCGAGCCGATGCTGGCACGCGTGGTCGGCAAGCACTGCGAGAGCGGGGACATCGTGGTGAAGGACGCGTTCCTGCCGTCGGACCTGGCACCCGGTGACCTCATCGCCGTCCCCGCGACGGGGGCGTACTGCCGTTCCATGGCCAGCAACTACAACCACGTGCCGAGGCCGCCGGTGGTCGTCGTGCACGAGGGGGAGTCGCGGGTCGTCGTGCGCAGGGAGACCGAGGAGGACCTGCTGCGGCTCGACGTGGGCTGA
- the nrtL gene encoding ArgS-related anticodon-binding protein NrtL, with protein sequence MTPVELSRTVLRAVRRAVEAGELSVAVPARAVVAPPGPGGRGDYATNIALQLARPAGQPPLRVAEVLRSYLAASEGVAGVEITGPGFLNLSLDGFAAAVLVRRVLGEGPRYGHGDRLAGQVFAVRVPYEVRAEVVADALARIVAAQGGRVDISHDGPVTLRPAPAPEDPAPLGLDAARWALLHPAPHDRPRVTADHLVQRESNPLFRVRYAHARTRAVRRNAADLGFGPWSGSGSPLDGATDAVTESVTDVVAADFGLQVPSEAHELLPLLADYPRILATAVTDVPQPGTPGLDPGAPSRLARHLLALADVTLVLLPVVLPRGEEKPSAAHRARLALAEAAGAVLAGGLSLLGIDAPDHL encoded by the coding sequence GTGACCCCCGTCGAGCTCTCCCGTACCGTGCTGCGCGCGGTGCGTCGTGCCGTGGAGGCCGGGGAGCTCAGCGTCGCCGTTCCTGCGCGTGCCGTGGTCGCGCCGCCGGGGCCCGGTGGGCGTGGGGACTACGCCACGAACATCGCCCTGCAGCTCGCCCGGCCGGCCGGGCAGCCCCCGCTCCGTGTCGCCGAGGTGCTCCGGTCGTACCTGGCCGCGTCCGAGGGGGTCGCCGGCGTCGAGATCACCGGGCCGGGGTTCCTCAACCTCAGCCTCGACGGTTTTGCCGCCGCGGTCCTCGTCCGGCGTGTCCTCGGTGAGGGGCCGCGGTACGGGCACGGCGACAGGCTCGCCGGGCAGGTCTTCGCGGTGCGGGTGCCGTACGAGGTGCGTGCGGAGGTCGTCGCCGACGCGCTCGCGCGGATCGTCGCGGCGCAGGGCGGCCGCGTCGACATCAGTCACGACGGGCCCGTCACCCTGCGGCCCGCGCCCGCCCCCGAGGACCCCGCCCCGCTCGGTCTCGACGCCGCACGCTGGGCCCTGCTCCATCCGGCCCCGCACGACCGGCCCCGGGTGACCGCGGATCATCTCGTCCAGCGGGAGAGCAATCCTCTCTTCCGGGTCCGTTACGCCCACGCCCGCACCCGGGCCGTGCGCCGCAACGCCGCCGATCTCGGGTTCGGGCCGTGGTCCGGTTCCGGCAGCCCGCTCGACGGCGCCACGGACGCCGTCACGGAATCCGTCACGGATGTCGTCGCCGCCGACTTCGGCCTTCAGGTGCCGTCCGAAGCCCACGAACTGCTTCCCCTTCTCGCGGACTACCCCCGCATCCTGGCCACGGCAGTGACCGACGTCCCGCAGCCGGGCACCCCCGGTCTCGACCCCGGCGCTCCCTCCCGTCTCGCCCGACACCTTCTGGCGCTGGCCGACGTGACCCTCGTCCTGCTTCCCGTCGTCCTTCCCCGTGGTGAGGAGAAACCCTCGGCCGCCCACCGTGCCCGGCTCGCGCTTGCCGAAGCCGCCGGGGCGGTGCTGGCCGGCGGCCTGTCCCTGCTCGGTATCGACGCACCCGATCACCTCTGA
- a CDS encoding response regulator, which translates to MGKTRTRWPVRTYSRGVPGASGRVLVVDDNKVIRQLIRVNLELEGIEVVTASDGVECLEVVHQVRPDLVTLDVAMPRLDGLRTAARLRTDPRTRDLPLAIISACTQYEVEAGLEVGVDAFLAKPFDPAELVSLIRTLMDRESDAGEGVGAGTGGGSGAGPMTE; encoded by the coding sequence GTGGGGAAAACCCGGACGCGGTGGCCGGTCCGGACCTACTCTCGAGGTGTGCCAGGCGCGTCGGGCCGGGTGCTTGTTGTCGACGACAACAAGGTCATCCGGCAGCTGATCAGGGTCAATCTCGAGCTGGAGGGCATCGAGGTCGTGACCGCGTCCGATGGTGTCGAGTGTCTGGAAGTCGTCCATCAGGTGCGACCCGATCTCGTGACCCTCGATGTCGCCATGCCCCGGCTCGACGGGCTGCGGACCGCCGCTCGGCTGCGTACCGATCCACGCACACGTGATCTTCCGCTCGCCATCATCAGTGCGTGTACGCAGTACGAGGTGGAGGCCGGGCTGGAGGTCGGAGTCGACGCCTTCCTCGCCAAGCCCTTCGATCCCGCCGAACTCGTCTCGCTCATTCGGACCTTGATGGATAGGGAGAGCGACGCGGGGGAGGGTGTGGGGGCCGGGACGGGTGGCGGGTCCGGCGCGGGGCCCATGACCGAGTAG
- a CDS encoding tyrosine-type recombinase/integrase, whose protein sequence is MKSHDVKVWSIRKRPYKTPSYDVRWKVGDVPPFSETFRTKALADNFRAKLLRAAQKGEAFDTETGLPDSMAPVKESLTWYDFARAYVAMKWPHAAPNSRDSLNETMTLVTTQLLGDRPSRPADDVLRRALRGWAFVVQAEDEDALPVDIANALRWVAKASLPLATLKNPADIRCVLDSLKLTLSGAPAAAETVRRKRAVLFNALAYAVELGELPENPVTLVKWKLPKVTKEVDRRVVVNPRQAAELLGAVSYVGGYRRARGRRLVALFACMYFGGLRPAEAVALRRPDCTLPDIGWGSLILEKSRPTVGKRWTGTGEVHDNRGLKNRPANETRIVPIPPRLVRMLLAHIEEFGTAKDGRLFANERGGVVASTTYWRVWDEARHLALTPEQVASPLAARPYDLRHAALSSWLNAGVDPTEVAERAGNSVEVLLSRYAKCLDGRQDVANRRIAELLGEDHDRENEPRDEP, encoded by the coding sequence GTGAAGTCCCATGACGTGAAGGTGTGGAGCATCCGCAAGCGGCCGTACAAGACGCCGTCGTACGACGTGCGATGGAAGGTCGGCGACGTCCCGCCGTTCTCCGAGACCTTCCGGACCAAGGCGCTCGCCGACAACTTCCGCGCGAAGCTGCTCCGGGCTGCGCAAAAGGGCGAGGCATTCGACACGGAAACCGGTCTGCCGGACTCTATGGCGCCGGTCAAAGAGTCCCTCACCTGGTACGACTTCGCGCGGGCGTACGTCGCCATGAAATGGCCGCACGCCGCTCCGAACTCCCGCGACAGCCTGAACGAGACGATGACGCTCGTCACGACTCAGCTCCTGGGGGACCGGCCCAGTCGACCGGCAGATGATGTGTTGCGGCGCGCCCTGCGCGGCTGGGCCTTCGTCGTCCAGGCCGAGGACGAGGACGCTCTGCCGGTGGACATCGCCAACGCCCTCCGATGGGTGGCCAAAGCCTCGCTGCCCCTGGCGACGCTCAAGAATCCGGCGGACATCCGCTGCGTCCTCGACTCGCTCAAGCTCACCCTTTCCGGGGCTCCGGCGGCTGCCGAGACGGTGAGGCGCAAGCGGGCCGTCCTCTTCAACGCCCTGGCCTACGCGGTCGAGCTGGGGGAGCTCCCGGAGAACCCGGTCACGCTCGTGAAGTGGAAGCTGCCCAAGGTGACCAAGGAAGTAGACCGCCGAGTCGTGGTGAACCCCCGGCAGGCGGCCGAGCTCCTGGGGGCTGTCTCCTACGTCGGTGGCTACCGACGGGCCCGTGGTCGCCGCCTCGTCGCACTCTTTGCCTGCATGTACTTCGGTGGGCTGCGGCCGGCGGAAGCTGTGGCGCTGCGCCGTCCGGACTGCACGTTGCCGGACATCGGGTGGGGCTCGTTGATCCTGGAGAAGAGCCGTCCCACCGTCGGTAAGCGTTGGACCGGAACGGGGGAGGTGCACGACAACCGCGGCCTCAAGAACCGGCCCGCCAACGAGACCCGCATCGTTCCGATTCCACCCCGTCTCGTCCGCATGCTCCTCGCGCACATCGAAGAGTTCGGCACCGCCAAGGACGGCCGGCTGTTCGCCAACGAGCGCGGGGGAGTGGTCGCCTCGACCACCTATTGGCGCGTCTGGGACGAGGCCCGGCACCTGGCGCTCACGCCGGAACAGGTGGCCTCGCCGCTGGCCGCTCGACCGTACGACCTGCGGCACGCCGCGCTCTCATCCTGGCTCAACGCTGGCGTCGACCCGACCGAGGTTGCCGAGCGCGCCGGCAACAGCGTCGAAGTGCTCCTGAGCCGCTACGCGAAGTGCCTCGACGGCCGCCAAGACGTCGCCAACCGCCGGATCGCCGAACTCCTCGGCGAGGACCACGACCGGGAGAACGAGCCCCGCGACGAGCCCTGA
- a CDS encoding helix-turn-helix transcriptional regulator: MTVPQILAELGGVSRRTFYRWRELGHAPEAIKLPNGELRFWRSDFTSWLHGLGEAA; this comes from the coding sequence ATGACTGTCCCGCAGATCCTCGCCGAGCTGGGCGGAGTCTCCCGCCGCACCTTCTACCGCTGGCGCGAGCTGGGACATGCTCCGGAGGCGATCAAGCTTCCAAACGGTGAACTCCGCTTCTGGCGCAGTGACTTCACCTCGTGGCTCCACGGGCTCGGGGAGGCGGCGTGA
- a CDS encoding replication initiator: protein MRPEAPPGAIRQLAALALHGDLSGYAQQIQRLGGCEQPVRMEGHRLDVHAATGEIVREVVDRDLPVGQLLIRCNNRRATRCAACAEVYRKDTFHLVTAGLSGGKGIGPVVAGHPRVFATFTAPSFGPVHNRPSAGRCRCGRVHAEGDSILGTPLDPERYDYRAAVLWNAHAGALWARFTTYLRQQLASRAGIGRSALRDCLKVSYAKVAEYQRRGAVHFHAVIRLDGPEGAEDTPPAWATTELLSDAIRSAGRLAEAPGPILDGRAYTFRFGKELDVRPIRSADFTGTTDLSSRAVASYIAKYATKGAESATGTLDRPIRNPVIDLIGTDVTDHARRMILTCWHLGALPELEDLRLRKWAHMLGFRGHFSTKSRAYSVTLGALRQERADHNEALTRERAALAGHPMPDPDTVLVLSHWRFAGTGLTAAESWLATSRRPDTPDTEGDSSWTADETN, encoded by the coding sequence ATGCGTCCCGAGGCTCCGCCCGGAGCCATCCGTCAGCTGGCGGCCCTCGCCCTGCACGGCGACCTCAGCGGCTACGCACAGCAGATCCAACGTCTCGGTGGTTGCGAGCAGCCCGTACGGATGGAGGGTCACCGCCTAGACGTCCACGCCGCTACGGGCGAGATCGTCCGTGAGGTCGTCGACCGAGACCTTCCGGTCGGACAGCTCCTCATCCGCTGCAACAACCGTCGCGCCACCAGGTGCGCCGCGTGCGCCGAGGTCTACCGCAAGGACACGTTCCACCTGGTCACGGCCGGGCTGAGCGGCGGCAAGGGGATCGGCCCGGTCGTCGCAGGACACCCCCGCGTCTTCGCCACCTTCACCGCCCCGTCGTTCGGCCCGGTCCATAACCGTCCCTCCGCCGGCCGCTGCCGTTGTGGTCGTGTCCACGCGGAAGGGGACTCCATCCTCGGCACGCCCCTCGACCCGGAGCGCTACGACTACCGCGCGGCCGTCCTCTGGAACGCGCACGCCGGTGCCCTCTGGGCTCGGTTCACCACCTACCTGCGTCAGCAGCTCGCCTCCCGCGCGGGCATCGGCCGCTCCGCACTGCGCGACTGCCTCAAGGTGTCGTACGCCAAGGTCGCCGAGTACCAGCGGCGCGGTGCCGTCCACTTTCACGCCGTGATCCGGCTCGATGGTCCGGAAGGTGCCGAGGACACTCCGCCGGCCTGGGCGACGACAGAGCTCCTCAGCGATGCGATCCGCTCGGCAGGTCGTCTCGCCGAGGCGCCTGGTCCGATCCTCGACGGTCGCGCCTACACCTTCCGCTTCGGCAAAGAGCTCGACGTCCGGCCCATCCGTTCCGCCGACTTCACGGGCACTACCGACCTGAGCAGCCGAGCCGTCGCCTCCTACATCGCCAAGTACGCCACCAAGGGCGCGGAGAGCGCGACCGGCACCCTCGACCGCCCGATCCGCAACCCAGTCATCGACCTCATCGGCACCGACGTCACCGACCACGCCCGACGGATGATCCTCACCTGCTGGCACCTCGGCGCGCTCCCTGAGCTCGAAGACCTGCGCCTGCGCAAGTGGGCCCACATGCTCGGCTTCCGCGGCCACTTCTCGACCAAGTCCCGCGCGTACTCCGTCACCCTCGGCGCCCTCCGCCAGGAACGCGCCGACCACAACGAAGCACTCACCCGCGAACGCGCGGCCCTGGCCGGCCACCCCATGCCGGATCCGGACACCGTCCTTGTCCTCTCTCACTGGCGCTTCGCCGGTACCGGGCTGACCGCCGCCGAATCCTGGCTCGCCACCTCACGGCGACCCGACACCCCGGACACGGAAGGAGACTCGTCGTGGACCGCCGACGAGACGAACTGA
- a CDS encoding SpdD protein, whose translation MFTPKYPPQDTAPVHTIPAPTVYSPTAYSPAAYAPASVPVPSAPTSNRPTVQLTPGSTLALIAGGSAAVLVVGAVLVSMLLAVAITAASVAVCAVVIRSILRSDRR comes from the coding sequence GTGTTCACCCCGAAGTACCCGCCGCAGGACACCGCCCCGGTCCACACCATCCCGGCTCCGACCGTCTACAGCCCGACCGCGTACAGCCCGGCGGCCTATGCCCCGGCTTCCGTCCCCGTTCCGTCCGCCCCGACCTCCAACCGTCCGACTGTCCAGCTCACGCCCGGCAGCACGCTCGCCCTCATCGCTGGTGGCAGTGCCGCCGTCCTCGTCGTCGGTGCGGTCCTGGTCTCCATGCTCCTCGCTGTTGCGATCACCGCCGCCTCCGTGGCCGTCTGCGCGGTCGTCATCCGCTCCATCCTCCGGAGCGACCGCCGCTGA
- a CDS encoding mobile element transfer protein: MTNPRFRNVRRIGPVQVASYLARGRNRHLAACTAPRCDFSTEYDSRAAAELAARTHRCKA; the protein is encoded by the coding sequence ATGACCAACCCCAGGTTCCGCAACGTCCGCCGCATCGGCCCCGTCCAGGTCGCCTCCTACCTCGCCCGTGGCCGCAACCGCCACCTCGCCGCCTGCACCGCACCTCGCTGTGACTTCTCCACCGAATACGACAGCCGCGCCGCCGCCGAACTCGCCGCCCGCACCCACCGCTGCAAGGCCTGA
- a CDS encoding DUF2637 domain-containing protein, producing the protein MRAQLARVDAVIVQAVIAGALSFSHLHDLAEAAGQGGWKAWAYPVSVDLLLVAAWRRMREQQGAVQPAGGPRLWFLVALAASLGANVATAGLLDLDDVPASLRVVVAGWPAVAFFGGTLLAHTSRMPEAPTETGTPTAPVAVEEPDRDALPAPSTDPKPAPESAIERITNPVPAPAPTAPAVSLPPALVDRVRVLAEEHRATTGHPADPDTVRARLGLPPSMTPSVAAHL; encoded by the coding sequence ATGCGTGCCCAACTGGCCCGGGTGGACGCCGTGATCGTCCAGGCCGTCATCGCGGGTGCCCTGTCCTTCTCGCACCTGCACGACCTCGCTGAGGCGGCCGGACAGGGCGGCTGGAAGGCGTGGGCCTACCCCGTCAGCGTCGACCTGCTGCTGGTCGCCGCATGGCGTCGGATGCGCGAGCAGCAGGGCGCTGTACAACCCGCCGGGGGACCCCGGTTGTGGTTCCTGGTGGCCCTGGCCGCATCCCTCGGCGCGAACGTCGCCACCGCCGGGCTCCTCGACCTGGACGACGTTCCCGCGTCGCTCCGCGTCGTGGTGGCCGGCTGGCCCGCCGTCGCCTTCTTCGGCGGAACGCTTCTGGCGCACACGTCCCGCATGCCAGAGGCACCGACGGAGACGGGGACGCCCACTGCCCCGGTCGCCGTCGAGGAGCCCGACCGTGACGCGCTCCCGGCACCGTCCACCGACCCGAAACCGGCTCCGGAGTCCGCTATCGAACGGATCACCAACCCCGTTCCTGCCCCGGCGCCCACTGCTCCCGCCGTCTCCCTGCCGCCCGCCCTCGTCGACCGCGTCCGCGTCCTGGCCGAGGAACACCGCGCTACCACCGGCCACCCCGCCGACCCCGACACCGTCCGAGCCCGGCTCGGCCTGCCCCCGTCCATGACGCCGTCCGTCGCCGCCCACCTCTGA
- a CDS encoding FtsK/SpoIIIE domain-containing protein, which produces MTDTLWALVLCLLAVAALLVLRRRLPVAFWWLVGYPFVALRVLTTYRATMDACGLTVPASAVRRATARVIGREAAPVPPRRSFPLPTGSGLVMRLRMATGQAPEDFMASADRLRHAWAAHAVHIRPTKPGWLELRLIGWDVLADVRPARRRQKSGLLSLPMALRDDGRWHVRDFRAVPHELILGATQSGKSVYLRNLLCGLARQRVVLVGIDCKWGVELAPFAPRLSALADTSDRANELLDALLEEMEARFRLIGLRSGLGADGVLTSDVWGLPDEVRPVPVVVVVDEVAELFLAASRDDEKRRDAMVTKLIRIAQLGRAAGIYLEVCGQRFGSELGKGATMLRAQLTGRICHRVNDESSANMALADISPEAALAATSIPAERPGVAIVGDSSGGWSRARSPHLTLNEAAAICRATSALVPELPRLGSFRPAVGVESAGSASPAAAAPTARPVTE; this is translated from the coding sequence ATGACTGACACCCTCTGGGCTCTGGTGCTCTGCCTGCTGGCCGTGGCCGCGCTGCTGGTTCTCCGCCGTCGTCTGCCGGTCGCGTTCTGGTGGCTCGTGGGCTATCCGTTCGTCGCGCTGCGCGTGCTCACCACGTACCGGGCGACGATGGACGCCTGTGGCCTGACGGTTCCGGCTTCGGCCGTCCGTCGGGCCACGGCCCGGGTGATCGGGCGCGAGGCGGCGCCCGTACCGCCTCGCCGGTCGTTCCCGCTGCCGACCGGGTCCGGTCTCGTGATGCGGCTGCGCATGGCGACCGGGCAGGCTCCCGAAGACTTCATGGCCTCGGCTGATCGACTGCGGCACGCCTGGGCCGCGCACGCCGTGCACATCCGCCCTACCAAGCCGGGCTGGCTGGAACTGCGCCTGATCGGCTGGGACGTGCTCGCCGACGTGCGGCCCGCCCGGCGGCGGCAGAAGAGCGGCCTGCTCTCCCTGCCCATGGCGCTTCGGGATGACGGGCGGTGGCACGTACGGGACTTCCGCGCCGTGCCGCATGAACTCATCCTCGGCGCAACGCAGTCCGGCAAGTCCGTGTACCTGCGGAACCTGCTGTGCGGGCTGGCCCGGCAACGGGTCGTCCTCGTCGGGATCGACTGCAAGTGGGGTGTCGAACTCGCGCCGTTCGCGCCCCGGTTGTCGGCGCTCGCTGACACCTCGGACCGGGCGAACGAGCTCCTTGACGCCCTGTTGGAAGAGATGGAGGCACGGTTCCGTCTGATCGGTCTTCGGTCCGGCCTGGGTGCGGATGGCGTGCTCACCTCGGACGTGTGGGGGCTGCCGGACGAGGTGCGGCCAGTGCCGGTCGTGGTCGTCGTCGACGAGGTCGCGGAACTCTTCCTCGCCGCGAGCAGGGACGACGAGAAGCGACGCGATGCCATGGTCACCAAGCTCATCCGTATCGCCCAGCTCGGCCGCGCGGCCGGCATCTACCTCGAAGTGTGCGGGCAGCGCTTCGGCTCCGAACTCGGCAAGGGCGCCACCATGCTCCGCGCCCAGCTCACCGGCCGCATCTGCCACCGCGTCAACGACGAGTCCTCGGCGAACATGGCGCTCGCCGACATCTCCCCTGAAGCGGCGCTCGCCGCCACCTCCATCCCCGCCGAACGGCCCGGCGTCGCCATCGTCGGCGACTCCTCCGGCGGCTGGTCCCGCGCCCGCTCACCCCACCTCACCCTCAACGAAGCTGCGGCCATCTGCCGCGCAACCTCCGCCCTCGTGCCAGAGCTGCCCCGCCTCGGCTCCTTCCGGCCCGCCGTCGGCGTCGAGTCCGCCGGGTCGGCTTCTCCCGCCGCTGCCGCGCCGACCGCTCGCCCGGTGACCGAGTAG
- a CDS encoding SCO3933 family regulatory protein: protein MRVIPVDVSSATLLVTKLPEIKVKDRQTGEVAVDPVTNQRLMVLELVFIAQGGSDMIKVTVPEQGIGEGLVMGAPVIMSGLIARPWESEFGGRMRHGIAYRADAVMVNAPASVQG, encoded by the coding sequence ATGCGTGTCATCCCCGTGGACGTTTCTTCCGCGACGCTGCTCGTCACCAAGCTGCCTGAGATCAAGGTGAAGGACCGTCAGACCGGTGAGGTCGCCGTGGACCCGGTGACCAACCAGCGGCTCATGGTGCTGGAGCTGGTGTTCATCGCGCAGGGCGGCTCGGACATGATCAAGGTGACCGTTCCGGAGCAGGGCATCGGTGAGGGCCTGGTGATGGGTGCTCCGGTCATCATGTCCGGCCTCATCGCCCGCCCCTGGGAGAGTGAGTTCGGCGGGCGGATGCGTCACGGCATCGCCTACCGGGCGGACGCCGTCATGGTCAACGCGCCGGCGTCGGTGCAGGGCTGA
- a CDS encoding HEAT repeat domain-containing protein, whose amino-acid sequence MVDTDLIRDLGVPDRREAAADTLAALGPDTVEHLVRELTDEESPVDWRPIASVLERIGDAAFDGLLRGLASASTESSRKRVGFAFSCLGAAALDRYTAALSHPVPHVRRMAIRGLQHCGDAARSAISALVPLLGDHDPRVARQAQDALILQGEYVIPLLQRIREQGPGRQRARALTVLAELGGESALSRVDVAAIERLIRVKLPDDRPEGMWACWNHWMAVPSGDQAGIMQTLGLVDPRPVTFALGNDIVDADGHGCGADDPHNGYERVFVTPELDGWTLILGAWSDPCGEERSEEVLRLCTELSARYGQAHAYYYGGQGDGSAWLIAEQGTVIRRYCETGEGEDELLTLGEPLPYERARRVELGLTPDWDPAQESQDDEDEWRSATHDMAADLARSYGVSPLHVGPDTPSRGTSVVALTPYGVAHGVPAGAYRI is encoded by the coding sequence GTGGTGGACACCGACTTGATACGGGACCTCGGGGTGCCGGACCGACGCGAAGCGGCGGCTGACACGTTGGCCGCTCTTGGCCCCGACACGGTGGAGCACCTGGTGCGGGAGCTGACGGACGAGGAATCCCCTGTGGACTGGCGGCCGATCGCCAGCGTGCTTGAGCGGATCGGGGACGCCGCCTTCGACGGCCTACTCCGAGGTCTCGCCTCCGCGTCCACCGAGAGCTCTCGCAAGCGCGTCGGCTTCGCGTTCTCCTGTCTTGGCGCGGCAGCCCTGGACCGCTACACCGCAGCCCTCTCCCATCCCGTGCCGCACGTGCGCAGGATGGCTATCCGCGGGCTCCAGCACTGCGGCGACGCTGCCCGGTCTGCCATCTCTGCCCTGGTGCCACTGCTCGGGGATCACGACCCGAGGGTCGCCCGACAGGCGCAGGACGCCCTGATTCTTCAAGGCGAGTACGTCATTCCCCTGCTCCAGCGCATCCGGGAACAAGGGCCGGGCCGGCAGCGGGCGCGTGCGTTGACCGTGCTCGCCGAGCTGGGCGGCGAATCGGCACTGTCCCGCGTCGACGTGGCAGCGATCGAACGACTCATCCGCGTCAAACTCCCGGACGACCGGCCCGAAGGGATGTGGGCATGCTGGAATCACTGGATGGCCGTCCCGAGCGGTGACCAGGCCGGAATCATGCAGACCCTTGGCTTGGTCGACCCAAGACCGGTGACCTTCGCTCTCGGCAACGACATCGTCGACGCCGACGGCCACGGCTGCGGCGCGGACGACCCCCACAACGGCTACGAACGGGTCTTCGTGACGCCCGAGCTCGACGGCTGGACCCTCATCCTCGGCGCATGGTCCGACCCGTGCGGCGAGGAGCGAAGCGAGGAGGTCCTGCGCCTGTGCACCGAACTCAGCGCCCGCTACGGCCAGGCCCACGCGTACTACTACGGCGGCCAGGGCGACGGCTCCGCCTGGCTCATCGCCGAGCAGGGCACCGTGATCCGGCGGTACTGCGAAACAGGCGAAGGAGAGGACGAGTTGCTCACCCTCGGCGAGCCCCTGCCGTACGAGCGGGCCCGCCGTGTGGAACTGGGCCTCACGCCCGACTGGGACCCCGCCCAAGAGAGCCAGGACGACGAAGACGAGTGGCGGTCGGCAACCCACGACATGGCCGCGGACCTCGCCCGCTCCTATGGCGTCAGCCCCCTGCACGTCGGCCCCGACACACCGTCACGGGGAACCAGCGTCGTCGCCCTGACTCCGTACGGCGTCGCCCATGGCGTACCAGCGGGGGCATACCGCATCTGA